A window of Dickeya zeae NCPPB 2538 contains these coding sequences:
- a CDS encoding winged helix-turn-helix transcriptional regulator, giving the protein MRSKGFDGMVCSIAGVMAAIGDRWGLLILRDLIFGISRYDELRQSSGVTNATLSDRLKHLEAHGLIERRRYQVNPERFEYLLTPHGWQLAPIMVMLSQIGDRLGLSGASAPPLKFVNRKTGADVRWSFIDQNTGELLSGEDIAFEEGPGADDLVRWRLSHTNRRYESDTTTLLEDDLVSEPKTK; this is encoded by the coding sequence ATGCGTTCGAAAGGTTTTGATGGAATGGTGTGTTCAATTGCTGGCGTTATGGCCGCAATTGGCGATCGCTGGGGGCTGTTAATCCTGCGTGATCTTATCTTTGGCATTAGCCGATATGACGAGCTACGTCAATCATCCGGCGTCACCAATGCGACATTGAGCGATCGACTCAAGCACCTCGAGGCCCATGGTCTGATTGAGCGGCGGCGCTATCAAGTCAATCCTGAACGATTTGAATACCTTCTAACTCCCCATGGTTGGCAACTTGCGCCGATCATGGTGATGCTCTCTCAGATTGGCGATCGCTTAGGTCTATCCGGCGCTTCAGCGCCGCCGTTAAAATTTGTGAATCGGAAAACCGGTGCCGATGTGCGCTGGAGCTTCATCGATCAGAACACCGGTGAGCTGCTGAGCGGTGAGGATATTGCCTTTGAAGAAGGGCCAGGGGCGGATGATTTGGTGCGCTGGCGACTTTCTCACACCAATCGCCGCTATGAAAGTGATACCACGACGCTCTTGGAGGACGACTTAGTCTCTGAGCCTAAGACTAAATGA
- the crr gene encoding PTS glucose transporter subunit IIA: MGLFDKLKSLVSDDKKETGSIEIIAPLSGEIVNIEDVPDVVFAEKIVGDGIAIKPSGNKMVAPVDGTIGKIFETNHAFSIESDTGIELFVHFGIDTVELKGEGFKRIAEEGQRVKKGDVVIEFDLPLLEEKAKSTLTPVVISNMDEIKELTKLSGTVVVGETPVIRIKK, encoded by the coding sequence ATGGGTTTGTTCGATAAACTGAAATCTCTGGTTTCTGATGACAAGAAAGAAACCGGCAGCATCGAAATCATTGCCCCGTTATCCGGTGAAATCGTCAATATCGAAGACGTGCCTGATGTTGTCTTCGCTGAGAAGATCGTCGGCGATGGTATCGCTATCAAACCTAGCGGTAACAAGATGGTTGCGCCGGTCGATGGCACCATCGGTAAAATCTTCGAAACCAACCATGCTTTTTCTATTGAATCAGACACGGGTATCGAACTGTTCGTTCACTTCGGTATTGATACCGTTGAACTGAAAGGCGAAGGCTTTAAACGCATCGCCGAAGAAGGACAGCGTGTCAAAAAAGGCGACGTGGTGATCGAATTTGATCTGCCGTTGCTGGAAGAGAAAGCCAAGTCCACTCTGACGCCAGTTGTTATCTCTAACATGGATGAGATTAAAGAACTGACTAAGCTGAGCGGCACCGTGGTTGTGGGGGAAACCCCGGTTATTCGTATCAAGAAATAA
- the ptsI gene encoding phosphoenolpyruvate-protein phosphotransferase PtsI, with protein MISGILVSPGIAFGKALLLKDDEIVINRKKISADQVEKEIELFLTGRAKASQQLEAIKQKAAETLGPEKEAIFEGHIMLLEDEEFEQEIISLIKDEHASADAAAFSVIETQAKALEELDDEYLKERAADMRDIGKRLLKNILGMHIVDLGDIQDEVILIAKDLTPSETAQLNLNKVLGFITDIGGRTSHTSIMARSLELPAIVGTTDATQKIKNGDFVILDGVNNKIYLNPDQATIEQLKAVQEQYNTEKYELAKLKDLPAITLDGHEVEVCANIGTVRDIAGAERNGAEGVGLYRTEFLFMDRDALPTEEEQFQAYKAVAEAMGAQAVIVRTMDIGGDKDLPYMDLPKEENPFLGWRAIRICLDRKEILHSQLRAILRASAFGKLRIMFPMIISVEEVRTLKAELEMLKAQLRAENKVFDETIEVGVMVETPAAAAIAHHLAKEVDFFSIGTNDLTQYTLAVDRGNELISHLYNPMSPAVLTLIKQVIDASHAEGKWTGMCGELAGDERATLLLLGMGLDEFSMSAISIPRIKKIIRNANYEDAKALAEQALAQPTAEELSSLVSRFIKEKTLC; from the coding sequence ATGATTTCAGGCATATTAGTATCACCGGGTATCGCTTTTGGTAAGGCGCTGCTACTGAAAGATGATGAGATTGTCATCAACCGGAAAAAAATCTCCGCAGACCAGGTCGAGAAGGAAATCGAACTCTTCCTGACTGGTCGCGCCAAAGCGTCACAGCAGTTGGAGGCAATCAAGCAAAAAGCCGCCGAGACGCTGGGGCCAGAGAAAGAAGCCATCTTCGAAGGGCATATCATGCTGCTGGAAGATGAAGAGTTCGAGCAGGAAATCATTTCCCTGATTAAAGACGAGCATGCGTCTGCGGACGCGGCGGCGTTTTCCGTTATCGAAACCCAGGCGAAAGCGCTGGAAGAACTCGATGACGAATACCTGAAAGAGCGCGCAGCAGACATGCGCGATATCGGCAAGCGCCTGCTGAAAAATATCCTGGGCATGCATATCGTTGATCTGGGTGACATTCAGGACGAAGTTATCCTGATCGCTAAAGATCTGACCCCGTCTGAAACCGCACAGTTGAACCTGAACAAAGTGCTGGGTTTCATTACCGATATCGGCGGCCGTACCTCCCACACCTCCATCATGGCGCGTTCGCTGGAACTGCCTGCCATCGTAGGGACTACCGACGCTACCCAGAAAATCAAGAATGGCGATTTCGTTATTCTGGATGGGGTAAACAACAAGATTTACCTGAATCCTGATCAGGCTACGATTGAGCAGCTCAAAGCGGTTCAGGAGCAGTACAACACCGAAAAATACGAACTCGCTAAACTCAAAGATCTGCCGGCCATCACGCTGGATGGTCATGAGGTTGAAGTGTGCGCGAACATCGGTACCGTGCGCGACATCGCCGGTGCTGAACGTAACGGCGCCGAAGGCGTGGGCCTGTATCGCACCGAATTCCTGTTTATGGACCGCGATGCCCTGCCGACCGAAGAAGAGCAGTTCCAGGCGTACAAAGCCGTCGCGGAAGCGATGGGCGCTCAGGCGGTGATCGTGCGTACCATGGATATCGGTGGTGACAAAGACCTGCCGTACATGGACCTGCCGAAAGAAGAGAACCCGTTCCTCGGCTGGCGTGCAATTCGTATCTGTCTTGATCGCAAGGAGATCCTGCATTCTCAGCTGCGCGCCATTCTGCGTGCTTCCGCATTTGGTAAATTGCGCATCATGTTCCCGATGATCATTTCGGTAGAAGAAGTGCGTACCCTGAAAGCCGAACTGGAGATGCTCAAAGCCCAGTTGCGTGCTGAAAACAAAGTATTTGATGAAACCATCGAAGTCGGTGTGATGGTGGAAACCCCGGCCGCGGCGGCCATCGCCCATCATCTGGCGAAGGAAGTTGACTTCTTTAGTATTGGGACAAATGACTTAACCCAGTATACTCTGGCGGTAGATCGTGGGAACGAGCTGATTTCTCATCTCTATAACCCGATGTCTCCGGCCGTGTTGACCCTGATTAAGCAGGTAATCGACGCTTCCCATGCCGAAGGCAAGTGGACTGGCATGTGCGGTGAACTAGCAGGTGACGAACGTGCTACACTACTGCTGCTGGGAATGGGTCTGGATGAGTTCAGCATGAGTGCCATCTCGATTCCTCGCATCAAGAAAATTATTCGCAATGCCAACTACGAAGATGCGAAAGCGCTGGCGGAGCAGGCATTAGCCCAGCCGACAGCAGAAGAGTTAAGCAGTCTGGTAAGCCGGTTCATTAAAGAAAAGACGCTTTGCTGA
- the ptsH gene encoding phosphocarrier protein Hpr: MFKQEVTITAPNGLHTRPAAQFVKEAKGFTSEINVTSNGKSASAKSLFKLQTLGLTQGTVVTISAEGEDEQQAVEHLVKLMAELE, translated from the coding sequence ATGTTCAAGCAAGAAGTAACGATTACCGCACCGAATGGCCTGCACACTCGTCCTGCCGCACAGTTTGTGAAAGAAGCTAAAGGTTTTACCTCTGAAATCAACGTCACCTCTAACGGCAAAAGCGCCAGCGCGAAAAGCCTGTTCAAGTTGCAGACCTTGGGTCTGACGCAAGGTACTGTTGTTACGATTTCAGCTGAAGGCGAAGACGAACAGCAAGCCGTTGAACATCTGGTTAAACTGATGGCTGAGCTTGAGTAA
- the cysK gene encoding cysteine synthase A, giving the protein MSKIYEDNSFTIGHTPLVRLNRIGNGRILAKVESRNPSFSVKCRIGANLIWDAEKRGVLKPGVELVEPTSGNTGIALAYVAAARGYKLTLTMPETMSLERRKLLKALGANLVLTEGAKGMKGAIAKAEEIVASDPEHYLLLQQFSNPANPEIHEKTTGPEIWEDTDGEVDVFIAGVGTGGTLTGVSRYIKQTKGKAIISVAVEPTDSPVITQALAGEEIKPGPHKIQGIGAGFIPANLDLKLVDRVERITNEEAITTARRLMEEEGILAGISSGAAVAAALNLLKEEEFANKTIVVILPSSGERYLSTALFADLFTEQELQQ; this is encoded by the coding sequence ATGAGTAAGATCTACGAAGACAATTCTTTCACTATCGGCCATACGCCGCTGGTTCGTCTGAATCGCATTGGTAATGGGCGTATTCTGGCTAAGGTGGAGTCACGTAACCCGAGCTTCAGCGTCAAATGCCGTATCGGTGCCAACCTGATTTGGGATGCCGAAAAACGCGGCGTATTGAAGCCCGGTGTCGAACTCGTAGAGCCGACCAGCGGTAACACCGGTATCGCACTGGCGTATGTGGCGGCAGCGCGCGGCTACAAACTGACACTGACCATGCCGGAAACCATGAGTCTGGAGCGTCGCAAACTGCTTAAAGCGCTGGGCGCCAATCTGGTGCTGACCGAAGGTGCCAAAGGCATGAAAGGCGCTATCGCCAAAGCCGAAGAGATTGTGGCTAGCGACCCGGAACATTACCTGTTGTTGCAGCAGTTCAGCAACCCGGCCAACCCGGAAATTCATGAGAAAACCACCGGGCCGGAAATCTGGGAAGACACCGACGGCGAAGTGGACGTATTCATTGCTGGTGTCGGTACAGGTGGTACGCTGACGGGCGTCAGCCGCTATATCAAGCAAACCAAAGGCAAAGCGATCATTTCTGTGGCCGTTGAACCGACAGACTCCCCGGTTATCACCCAGGCGCTGGCGGGCGAAGAGATCAAACCTGGCCCGCATAAGATTCAGGGGATCGGCGCTGGTTTCATTCCTGCCAACCTGGACCTGAAACTGGTCGACCGCGTTGAACGCATCACCAACGAAGAAGCCATCACCACGGCCCGTCGTTTGATGGAAGAAGAAGGCATTCTGGCCGGGATTTCTTCCGGTGCGGCGGTAGCGGCTGCGCTTAACCTGTTAAAAGAAGAAGAATTCGCCAACAAAACCATCGTGGTGATTCTGCCATCCTCCGGCGAGCGTTACCTCAGTACTGCGTTATTTGCCGATTTGTTCACCGAACAGGAATTGCAGCAGTAA
- the cysZ gene encoding sulfate transporter CysZ → MSYTQHLDPKHSGLHYFLKGWQLLSLPGIRRFVILPMLVNILLMGGAFWWLFRQLGTWIPQLMTHVPEWLQWLSYLLWPLVTLSVLLVFSYFFSTLTNLIAAPFNGLLAEQLEARLTGQPLPSNGMLDIAKDVPRIMRRELQKLAYYLPRLLVLLLLYFVPGVGQTVVPVLWFLFGAWMLAIQYCDYPFDNHKVSFATMRKALRQNKLANLQFGALVSLFTMVPVLNLLIMPVAVCGATALWVDRYRHLSSTRPRH, encoded by the coding sequence ATGTCCTACACGCAACACCTTGATCCCAAACACAGCGGCCTGCATTATTTTCTGAAAGGCTGGCAACTGCTTTCTCTGCCCGGTATCCGTCGTTTTGTCATTCTTCCCATGCTGGTGAATATCCTGCTGATGGGTGGTGCTTTTTGGTGGCTGTTTCGCCAGCTTGGCACCTGGATCCCGCAGCTAATGACCCATGTGCCGGAGTGGCTACAGTGGCTCAGCTACCTGCTCTGGCCGCTGGTGACACTTTCCGTCTTGCTGGTTTTCAGCTATTTCTTTAGCACCCTGACCAACCTGATCGCCGCGCCATTCAACGGCCTGCTGGCGGAGCAACTGGAAGCCCGGCTGACCGGCCAGCCGTTGCCTTCCAACGGCATGCTCGATATTGCCAAAGACGTGCCGCGCATCATGCGACGCGAACTGCAAAAATTGGCCTATTATTTACCCCGTCTGCTGGTGTTACTGCTGCTGTATTTCGTACCGGGCGTCGGCCAGACGGTCGTTCCTGTGCTGTGGTTTTTGTTTGGTGCCTGGATGCTGGCAATCCAATATTGCGATTATCCGTTCGATAACCACAAAGTCAGCTTTGCCACCATGCGTAAGGCGTTGCGGCAAAACAAGCTGGCGAATCTGCAATTTGGCGCGCTGGTCAGCCTGTTCACCATGGTGCCGGTGCTGAACTTGTTGATCATGCCGGTTGCTGTCTGCGGCGCGACCGCCTTGTGGGTCGACCGTTACCGCCATCTTTCCAGCACACGGCCCCGGCACTGA
- the zipA gene encoding cell division protein ZipA, whose product MMQDLRLILIVVGAIAIIALLLHGLWTSRKERSSLFRDRPVKRLKPKRDDAPLEDIDDGVGEVRVTSSRRQQNTPSGSAAGDRFEATFRQEPTVYDPLLDEVEPPAPSHQPVQPATPYAEPQPRYQQPASHPQPAEPVQRVAEQRAEESAPDVNHHPHAEPVSEASLSSQPMPQQEVVLVLHVAAHQGGVIGGEVLLQSVLQSGFQFGEMNIFHRHVNPAGSGPVLFSLANMVKPGSFNVDAMSEFTTPGVSIFMMVPSYGDASQNFKLMLQSAQRIADDVGGVVLDDERRLMTPQKVEAYKARIRDVLKANSAQSE is encoded by the coding sequence ATGATGCAGGACCTGCGTCTGATCTTGATTGTCGTTGGCGCGATCGCAATTATAGCACTGTTACTGCATGGTCTTTGGACAAGCCGTAAGGAGCGCTCGTCCCTTTTCCGCGATCGTCCGGTAAAACGCCTGAAGCCAAAGCGTGATGATGCCCCCTTGGAAGACATTGACGATGGGGTGGGTGAAGTGCGGGTAACGTCTTCTCGCCGTCAGCAAAATACGCCGTCCGGCAGCGCTGCGGGTGATCGTTTTGAGGCGACCTTCCGCCAGGAGCCGACCGTCTACGATCCGCTGCTGGATGAGGTTGAGCCGCCAGCGCCGTCGCATCAGCCTGTTCAGCCTGCTACCCCGTATGCTGAACCGCAGCCTCGCTATCAGCAACCCGCTTCCCACCCCCAGCCGGCAGAACCGGTGCAACGCGTTGCGGAGCAGAGAGCGGAAGAGTCGGCACCTGACGTTAACCATCACCCTCATGCTGAACCGGTGTCTGAAGCGTCGTTGTCTTCACAGCCGATGCCACAACAAGAAGTGGTGCTGGTTTTGCACGTAGCGGCTCATCAGGGCGGTGTGATTGGTGGTGAAGTGCTGTTGCAAAGCGTGTTGCAGTCAGGTTTCCAGTTTGGCGAAATGAACATCTTTCATCGGCATGTTAACCCGGCAGGCAGTGGGCCGGTGTTATTCAGCCTGGCTAACATGGTCAAACCCGGTTCGTTCAATGTGGACGCGATGTCTGAATTTACCACGCCGGGCGTGTCGATTTTCATGATGGTGCCGTCTTATGGCGATGCCAGCCAGAACTTCAAGCTGATGCTGCAGTCCGCTCAGCGTATCGCTGACGATGTGGGCGGTGTGGTACTGGATGATGAGCGTCGTCTGATGACGCCGCAGAAAGTGGAAGCCTATAAAGCCCGTATTCGCGATGTGCTCAAAGCAAACAGCGCTCAGAGCGAATAA
- the yjeH gene encoding L-methionine/branched-chain amino acid transporter codes for MSGNNTLKQELGLVQGIGLLSTSLLGTGVFAVPALVAEQSQGDSLWAWPLLIALVFPIAIAFASLGRHFPNAGGAAHFVKLAFGPRLARVTGWLFLSVIPVGLPAAMQIAAGFWQAAFGLSADGLLLVQLLTLAAIWLLGIRSAGSSATIQTLIALLVVLLVAAIWWKGQIAPSQIPWPALTQVHGAQMLDALAVMFWCFVGLEAFAHLATEFKSPERDFPRALLIGMLLAGAVYWGCTVAVLHFGAYGPHQAATASLPGIVVRLFGEHALWLACIVGYLACFASVNIYTQGFARLVWSQAPEGSRLARLSTARAPVNALSLVVACCLLCCLLIYWLQLPLSELIVYANGIFILIYLLCMLAGWRLLHGRSRVMASIGSVLCVALLLTLGWKSLYALGMLTVLWLVLPVRRAVIATE; via the coding sequence GTGAGTGGCAATAATACGTTAAAACAGGAGTTGGGACTGGTTCAGGGGATTGGGTTGTTATCGACCTCGCTGTTAGGAACCGGCGTGTTTGCTGTGCCTGCTCTGGTGGCTGAGCAGTCGCAAGGTGATAGCTTGTGGGCCTGGCCGCTACTGATTGCCCTGGTGTTTCCGATTGCGATTGCCTTTGCCTCGTTGGGAAGGCACTTCCCGAATGCCGGTGGGGCGGCGCATTTTGTGAAGCTGGCGTTTGGGCCGCGCCTGGCGCGGGTGACCGGATGGTTGTTCCTGTCGGTGATCCCGGTGGGGTTGCCAGCGGCGATGCAGATTGCCGCCGGGTTCTGGCAGGCTGCCTTTGGGTTGAGTGCCGACGGGTTACTGCTGGTGCAATTGCTGACGCTGGCGGCGATTTGGCTACTGGGAATACGCAGTGCCGGTTCCAGCGCCACCATCCAGACGCTGATTGCCTTACTGGTGGTGCTGTTGGTGGCGGCAATCTGGTGGAAAGGGCAGATTGCGCCGTCCCAGATTCCGTGGCCTGCGCTTACGCAGGTTCACGGCGCACAGATGCTGGATGCGCTGGCAGTGATGTTCTGGTGTTTCGTCGGGCTGGAAGCCTTTGCGCATCTGGCAACGGAATTCAAATCACCCGAGCGTGATTTCCCGCGGGCGCTGCTGATAGGCATGTTGCTAGCCGGTGCCGTTTATTGGGGATGTACTGTCGCCGTTTTGCATTTCGGGGCTTACGGTCCCCATCAGGCTGCCACCGCATCGCTGCCGGGCATAGTGGTGCGATTGTTTGGCGAGCATGCCTTGTGGCTGGCTTGCATTGTCGGCTATCTCGCCTGTTTCGCCAGCGTGAATATTTATACCCAGGGTTTTGCCCGTCTGGTGTGGTCGCAGGCCCCGGAAGGGAGCCGACTAGCGCGTTTATCCACTGCGCGCGCGCCGGTGAACGCGTTATCGCTGGTGGTGGCCTGCTGCCTGCTCTGTTGCCTGTTGATTTACTGGCTGCAACTGCCGTTATCTGAGCTGATCGTTTACGCCAACGGCATTTTTATTTTGATTTATCTGCTGTGTATGCTGGCGGGGTGGCGGCTGTTGCATGGCCGTTCCCGTGTGATGGCAAGCATCGGGAGTGTACTATGCGTGGCGTTGCTGCTGACGCTCGGCTGGAAATCGCTGTATGCGTTAGGGATGCTGACGGTGCTATGGCTGGTGCTGCCGGTAAGACGTGCTGTTATCGCTACTGAATAA
- the ubiK gene encoding ubiquinone biosynthesis accessory factor UbiK produces the protein MIDPKKLEQIARQVQESMPKGIREFGEDMEKKIRQILQSQLGKLDLVSREEFDLQTQVLLRTREKLALLEQRMSELEAKVAGREATEQLPPGDDAQ, from the coding sequence ATGATTGACCCGAAGAAATTAGAGCAGATTGCCCGTCAGGTGCAGGAATCCATGCCAAAAGGCATCCGGGAATTTGGCGAAGACATGGAGAAGAAAATCCGTCAGATCTTACAATCGCAGTTAGGCAAACTGGATTTAGTCAGCCGTGAAGAATTCGACTTACAAACCCAGGTATTGCTGCGTACCCGCGAAAAACTGGCGCTGTTGGAACAGCGGATGAGCGAGCTGGAAGCGAAAGTCGCAGGCCGCGAAGCCACGGAACAACTGCCGCCTGGCGACGACGCTCAGTAA
- the ribB gene encoding 3,4-dihydroxy-2-butanone-4-phosphate synthase yields MNQTLLSEFGTPVERVERALDALRQGRGVMVLDDEDRENEGDMIFPAETMTVEQMALTIRHGSGIVCLCLTEERRQKLELPMMVENNSSHYQTAFTVTIEAAEGVTTGVSAADRLTTIRTAIADDARASDLNRPGHVFPLRAQPGGVLARGGHTEATVDLMRLAGFKPFGVLCELTNDDGSMAHAPEVITFAKQHNMPVLTIEDLVAYRQAAERKAS; encoded by the coding sequence ATGAATCAGACTTTACTTTCCGAATTCGGTACACCTGTCGAACGCGTTGAACGTGCGCTGGATGCATTGCGTCAAGGCCGTGGCGTCATGGTGTTGGATGATGAAGACAGGGAAAATGAAGGTGATATGATTTTCCCCGCCGAAACCATGACCGTTGAGCAAATGGCGCTGACCATTCGCCACGGCAGCGGTATCGTATGTCTGTGTCTTACTGAAGAACGCCGCCAGAAGCTGGAACTGCCGATGATGGTGGAAAATAACTCCAGCCATTATCAGACGGCGTTCACCGTGACTATCGAAGCGGCTGAAGGCGTCACCACAGGTGTTTCTGCCGCCGATCGCCTGACAACCATTCGTACCGCGATTGCCGATGATGCCCGTGCGAGCGATCTGAATCGCCCTGGTCATGTGTTCCCACTGCGTGCGCAGCCGGGTGGCGTGCTGGCGCGTGGTGGTCATACTGAAGCCACGGTGGATTTAATGCGTCTGGCTGGGTTTAAACCGTTCGGCGTGCTGTGCGAACTGACCAATGATGATGGTTCCATGGCGCATGCGCCGGAAGTGATCACCTTCGCAAAACAGCACAATATGCCGGTGCTGACTATCGAAGATCTGGTGGCTTACCGTCAGGCGGCTGAGCGTAAAGCCAGCTGA
- the tehB gene encoding SAM-dependent methyltransferase TehB produces MQELICYKQMPVWNSNMLPAAFQEKHNTKEGTWAKLEILQGELTFELLTEQGEVTERLLFSPQQQPPYIEPQRWHRIAAFSDDLQCQLSFYCTAEDYYHKKYELTRTHSEVVNALRYIQPGKALDLGCGGGRNALYLNLKGFEVTACDKNAMSIDKLNQIIADESLSGIDAFVHNINQADIRHQYDFILSTVVFMFLDRSCVPAIISNMQEHTVAGGYNLIVAAMSTDDFPCPLPFSFTFGHNELHDYYRDWEIVKYNEDVGELHKTDADGNRIKLRFATLLTRKPA; encoded by the coding sequence ATGCAAGAACTGATTTGTTATAAACAGATGCCGGTATGGAACAGCAATATGCTGCCTGCGGCGTTCCAGGAAAAGCACAACACCAAAGAAGGCACCTGGGCAAAACTGGAAATACTGCAGGGCGAACTGACGTTCGAACTGTTGACGGAACAAGGCGAAGTCACAGAGCGCTTGCTGTTTTCACCACAGCAACAGCCGCCTTATATTGAGCCGCAGCGCTGGCACCGCATTGCCGCGTTTTCCGACGACCTGCAATGCCAGCTCAGTTTCTATTGCACGGCGGAAGATTACTACCACAAAAAATATGAGCTGACACGCACCCACTCAGAAGTTGTCAACGCCCTGCGTTATATCCAGCCGGGAAAAGCGCTGGATCTGGGCTGTGGCGGCGGACGTAACGCACTCTACCTGAACCTGAAAGGCTTTGAAGTTACAGCTTGTGACAAGAACGCCATGAGTATTGATAAGCTCAACCAGATAATCGCGGATGAGTCACTCAGTGGGATCGACGCGTTCGTCCACAACATCAATCAGGCCGATATTCGCCATCAGTACGATTTCATCCTGTCGACAGTGGTATTCATGTTTCTGGATCGTTCCTGCGTCCCGGCTATTATCAGCAATATGCAGGAACACACGGTCGCCGGAGGCTATAACCTGATTGTCGCCGCTATGTCCACCGACGACTTCCCCTGCCCGCTGCCATTCTCGTTCACTTTCGGGCACAACGAATTGCACGACTATTATCGTGACTGGGAAATAGTGAAATACAACGAGGATGTGGGGGAACTGCACAAAACCGACGCCGACGGCAATCGCATCAAACTGCGTTTTGCCACACTACTGACTCGCAAACCAGCCTAA
- the norW gene encoding NADH:flavorubredoxin reductase NorW translates to MSDETIVVGAGFAARQLIKSLRKQHAHCPIRLITADSGDDYSKPELSHVLSQQRRADDLTRMSAAHFAEEQRITLLAHTAVTAIDASRRHVICGNRQYDYHTLVLATGASAVLPPIPGREWMLTLNSQQEYRQAETRLMQATRILVVGAGLIGSELAMDMAQAGKQVMVADRASHLLSGLLPVELSARLQTTLLQQGVELLLDTELQQVEKTETGLRVTLVSGRTLMVDEVISAIGLRANTGLAAAAGLSVNRGIVTDSQLRTSDPHIYALGDCAEINGKLLPFLQPIQLTASIAAHSIVARLPPETHHPQGEQPLTLPAMLIKVKTPLFPLQLAGETQNPALTWHLIADHGGIVAKGMAGEQLRAFVVGGDRMKEAFPLLRQLSL, encoded by the coding sequence ATTTCTGATGAAACAATCGTTGTCGGGGCAGGCTTTGCTGCCCGGCAATTGATTAAAAGCCTGCGTAAACAGCATGCTCACTGCCCTATTCGCCTGATCACCGCCGACAGCGGTGACGACTACAGCAAGCCGGAGCTCAGCCATGTGTTAAGCCAGCAACGCCGAGCCGACGACCTGACACGCATGAGTGCCGCGCACTTTGCTGAAGAACAGCGGATTACCCTGTTGGCGCATACCGCCGTCACCGCGATTGACGCCAGTCGACGCCACGTCATCTGTGGTAACCGTCAGTATGATTACCACACACTGGTGCTGGCTACCGGTGCCAGCGCCGTGCTCCCCCCCATTCCCGGTCGTGAATGGATGCTGACGCTCAATAGCCAGCAGGAGTATCGTCAGGCGGAAACTCGCCTGATGCAGGCAACACGTATTCTGGTAGTCGGCGCGGGGTTGATCGGTAGTGAACTGGCGATGGATATGGCGCAAGCCGGTAAACAGGTCATGGTGGCGGATCGGGCATCGCATCTTCTTTCCGGTCTTCTGCCTGTCGAACTCAGCGCCCGCCTGCAAACCACATTGCTGCAACAAGGGGTGGAACTGCTACTCGACACCGAGCTCCAGCAGGTGGAAAAAACCGAGACAGGCCTGCGCGTAACGCTGGTATCCGGCCGCACACTGATGGTAGACGAAGTCATCTCCGCCATCGGACTGCGTGCCAATACCGGTCTGGCCGCAGCGGCAGGCCTGTCGGTAAACCGTGGTATCGTCACCGACAGCCAGTTACGCACCTCTGATCCGCATATTTATGCGTTGGGAGATTGCGCTGAAATTAACGGTAAACTGCTGCCCTTTTTACAACCGATCCAGTTGACCGCCAGCATCGCGGCTCACAGTATTGTCGCACGCCTTCCCCCGGAAACTCATCACCCTCAAGGGGAGCAGCCACTCACCCTGCCTGCGATGTTGATTAAAGTAAAAACGCCGTTGTTTCCGTTGCAACTGGCGGGGGAAACACAAAACCCGGCACTCACCTGGCACCTCATCGCCGATCATGGCGGCATCGTGGCAAAGGGAATGGCAGGGGAACAGTTACGGGCCTTCGTGGTCGGCGGCGACCGCATGAAAGAGGCCTTCCCACTGCTACGACAACTGTCATTATGA